Proteins from a single region of Aquirhabdus parva:
- the secA gene encoding preprotein translocase subunit SecA, translated as MLASLVGGIFGTKNERELKRMRKSVDAINAFEPTISALSDAEIAAKTSEFKKRYQDGATLDSLLPEAFAVCREASKRALGMRHYDVQLIGGITLHEGRIAEMRTGEGKTLMATLACYLNALSGAGVHVITVNDYLAARDAELNRPLFEFLGLTVGVIRSMQSQEEKHEAYRADITYGTNNEFGFDYLRDNMVFTPEEKKQRGLNYAIIDEVDSILIDEARTPLIISGQSDDSSKLYAMINQLAPELTRQKEEKVPDGGHFWIDEKQRSIDMTEAGYEYVEQRLTEMGLLEEGDSLYSPSKLNLVHHVHAALRAHNLFQRDVHYIVSEGEIVIVDEHTGRTMPGRRWSEGLHQAAEAKEGLNIQNENQTLATTTFQNYFRLYHKLGGMTGTADTEAAEFAQIYALDVVVIPTHRPMVRIDQNDLIFLSKVGKYKAIIEEIKRIQLTGAPVLVGTATIEASEFLSNMLTQSGIRHEVLNAKQHEREAYIIAQAGSPSAITIATNMAGRGTDILLGGNWKVELEAIPDATEADAQRLRAEWEVKHKQVIDAGGLHIIGSERHESRRIDNQLRGRSGRQGDPGVSRFYLSLEDDLMRIFAGDRVTNMMRAMGLKDDEAIEHKMVSRSIENAQRKVEARNFDIRKNLLKYDDVANEQRKIIYGQRDDVLYEPTIHEGILNMHHDVINGLIDNFIPPQSIDDQWNIPGLENSLSVEFGLSLPVQQWLKEDRRLDEDALRQKIVDASVAHYEARRVQMGDETANMLERHFMLQSLDRHWKEHLAAMDYLRQGIHLRGYAQKNPEQEYKREAFTLFQNMLAAIKSEVIQDLSRMHVPSAEEIAEMEAQQQRDAEAMHLQFQHSGVDGLTGEVSQDPELAALNQADMRLNGTFTEVNPYAGQNIGRNSPCPCGSGKKYKQCHGALV; from the coding sequence ATGTTAGCTAGTCTGGTCGGTGGCATTTTTGGCACCAAAAATGAACGTGAACTTAAACGGATGCGTAAAAGCGTCGATGCCATTAATGCCTTTGAGCCGACAATTTCGGCACTTAGTGATGCTGAAATAGCTGCAAAGACATCCGAATTTAAAAAGCGTTATCAGGATGGGGCAACATTAGACAGCTTATTGCCTGAAGCTTTTGCGGTCTGTCGTGAAGCCAGTAAGCGTGCGCTGGGCATGCGTCATTATGATGTGCAGCTCATCGGTGGGATCACCTTACATGAAGGTCGTATTGCTGAAATGCGTACTGGTGAGGGGAAGACCCTCATGGCAACACTGGCGTGTTATTTGAATGCGCTGAGTGGTGCTGGTGTCCATGTGATTACCGTGAACGACTATTTGGCTGCACGTGATGCGGAGCTAAACCGTCCATTGTTTGAGTTTCTAGGACTCACTGTTGGCGTGATTCGCTCCATGCAGAGTCAAGAAGAGAAGCATGAGGCTTATCGTGCGGATATCACTTACGGAACCAATAACGAATTTGGTTTTGATTATCTGCGTGACAACATGGTGTTCACACCAGAAGAGAAGAAACAACGCGGTTTGAACTACGCGATCATCGATGAAGTTGACTCGATCCTGATTGATGAGGCACGTACCCCGCTGATTATCTCTGGTCAAAGTGATGATTCTTCAAAACTTTATGCCATGATCAACCAACTGGCGCCAGAGCTAACACGTCAAAAAGAAGAAAAAGTTCCTGATGGTGGACATTTCTGGATCGATGAAAAACAGCGCAGCATTGATATGACCGAAGCGGGTTATGAATATGTTGAACAGCGTCTGACGGAGATGGGATTGCTGGAAGAAGGGGATAGCTTATATTCACCCAGCAAGCTGAATTTGGTTCATCATGTCCATGCTGCACTCCGTGCCCACAATCTGTTTCAGCGTGATGTGCACTATATCGTCAGTGAAGGGGAGATTGTGATCGTCGATGAGCATACTGGTCGTACTATGCCGGGTCGCCGTTGGTCTGAAGGTCTGCATCAAGCTGCTGAAGCGAAGGAAGGTTTGAATATTCAAAATGAAAACCAAACTCTCGCGACAACAACTTTCCAGAACTACTTCCGTCTCTATCATAAACTCGGTGGTATGACGGGTACCGCAGATACAGAAGCAGCCGAATTTGCCCAGATTTATGCTTTAGACGTGGTGGTGATACCTACGCATCGTCCAATGGTTCGTATTGACCAGAATGACCTGATTTTCCTTTCGAAAGTCGGGAAATACAAAGCCATTATTGAAGAGATCAAGCGTATCCAATTGACTGGTGCACCTGTATTGGTGGGTACGGCCACGATTGAAGCCAGTGAATTTTTATCCAATATGCTGACGCAAAGTGGTATTCGTCATGAAGTGTTGAACGCGAAACAGCATGAGCGTGAAGCATATATCATCGCGCAGGCGGGTAGTCCCTCAGCCATTACGATTGCAACCAATATGGCGGGTCGTGGTACTGACATTTTGCTCGGTGGTAACTGGAAAGTAGAACTTGAAGCGATTCCTGACGCGACTGAAGCAGATGCCCAGCGCCTTCGTGCTGAATGGGAAGTGAAGCATAAGCAAGTGATTGATGCGGGCGGTTTACATATCATTGGTTCTGAGCGTCATGAGTCACGCCGTATCGACAATCAGCTCCGTGGTCGTTCTGGTCGTCAAGGTGATCCTGGTGTATCGCGCTTCTATTTGTCACTTGAAGATGACCTGATGCGTATTTTTGCGGGTGATCGTGTGACCAACATGATGCGCGCGATGGGTCTCAAAGATGACGAAGCCATTGAGCATAAAATGGTGAGTCGCTCGATTGAGAATGCGCAGCGTAAAGTTGAAGCACGTAACTTTGATATTCGTAAAAATCTGCTCAAATATGATGACGTAGCGAATGAGCAACGTAAGATTATTTATGGCCAACGTGATGATGTGCTCTATGAGCCAACGATTCATGAAGGCATCTTGAATATGCATCATGACGTGATCAATGGTCTAATCGATAACTTTATTCCACCACAAAGTATTGATGATCAATGGAATATTCCGGGTCTTGAGAACTCATTGTCGGTTGAATTCGGCCTGAGCTTGCCCGTGCAACAATGGTTAAAAGAAGATCGCCGTTTAGATGAAGATGCATTGCGTCAGAAAATCGTTGATGCATCGGTTGCACACTACGAAGCGCGTCGTGTTCAGATGGGCGATGAAACGGCGAATATGTTGGAACGTCATTTCATGTTGCAATCACTGGATCGTCATTGGAAAGAGCATCTGGCTGCAATGGACTATTTGCGCCAAGGGATCCATCTGCGTGGTTATGCTCAGAAAAATCCAGAGCAGGAATATAAGCGCGAAGCATTTACTTTGTTCCAAAACATGCTGGCAGCAATCAAGTCTGAAGTGATTCAAGATTTATCGCGTATGCATGTCCCAAGTGCTGAAGAAATTGCCGAGATGGAAGCACAGCAGCAACGTGACGCTGAGGCAATGCATCTCCAGTTCCAACATTCTGGGGTAGATGGTTTAACAGGCGAAGTGTCCCAAGACCCTGAGCTTGCAGCATTGAATCAAGCGGATATGCGTTTGAATGGCACCTTTACCGAAGTCAATCCTTATGCAGGGCAGAACATTGGTCGTAACTCGCCATGCCCTTGTGGATCCGGGAAGAAATATAAGCAATGTCATGGTGCACTGGTTTAA
- the folE gene encoding GTP cyclohydrolase I FolE translates to MTLPLRQPSVHLYAGNQTAEELLAEQELAEQQGAESTQESTLLALQQSYATLISGVGEDLTRPGLVDTPIRAAKALSFLTKGYAQTLEDVTNGAIFPSNNHEMVMVKGIEFFSMCEHHLLPFMGHTHVAYLPEGKVLGLSKMARIVDMYARRLQIQENLTQEIAQAVMDATGARGVAVVMDAQHMCMMMRGVQKQDSSTRSVAMIGQFTTDNQARNEFLRALPASRF, encoded by the coding sequence ATGACATTACCTTTAAGACAGCCATCAGTTCACCTGTATGCTGGCAATCAAACTGCTGAAGAGCTTTTGGCTGAACAAGAGCTTGCAGAGCAACAAGGTGCTGAAAGCACGCAAGAGTCTACCCTCCTTGCGCTACAGCAATCTTACGCGACTTTGATTAGTGGTGTAGGTGAAGATCTAACACGTCCAGGTCTTGTGGATACCCCAATCCGTGCTGCAAAAGCACTGTCTTTCCTGACTAAAGGCTATGCGCAAACCTTAGAAGACGTCACCAACGGCGCGATCTTCCCTTCCAACAATCATGAAATGGTGATGGTTAAAGGCATTGAGTTCTTCTCAATGTGTGAACATCATTTATTACCGTTTATGGGTCATACGCACGTTGCTTATTTGCCTGAAGGTAAAGTACTGGGTCTATCCAAAATGGCACGTATCGTCGATATGTATGCACGCCGGTTACAGATTCAAGAGAACCTCACCCAAGAGATCGCTCAAGCTGTGATGGATGCAACAGGCGCACGCGGTGTGGCAGTGGTCATGGATGCACAGCATATGTGTATGATGATGCGCGGTGTCCAAAAGCAGGATTCTAGTACACGCAGTGTCGCCATGATCGGCCAGTTTACGACGGATAATCAGGCGCGGAATGAGTTTTTGAGGGCGTTGCCAGCGTCGAGATTCTAA
- a CDS encoding Smr/MutS family protein, whose amino-acid sequence MSKPSIPNPSAFASLNVLKSDLKKQAELEKAKAEKRLADEQAAKLAAQDADAAALFQKATQGIQPIPQEQTVPHISKPIKKALNPTLLARRAAAIGTDGASIDGISDTKALLNPIASEAILSFREKTLQHRVFDQLKSGNLRWVHAVDLHGCTTEQARAAVLEIIRMAQADPEALSPNVIKIIHGKGIEATLKTYVNSWLRQHPEVMGFVSAPVAQGGTGAVLVLLKRGER is encoded by the coding sequence ATGTCTAAACCCTCAATCCCAAATCCTTCCGCTTTTGCCAGCCTGAACGTCTTGAAATCGGACTTAAAGAAGCAAGCAGAGCTTGAGAAAGCAAAAGCGGAGAAGCGGCTAGCTGATGAACAAGCGGCTAAACTTGCCGCACAAGATGCCGATGCCGCGGCTCTTTTTCAAAAAGCCACACAAGGGATTCAACCCATCCCTCAAGAACAAACTGTACCTCACATATCTAAGCCGATCAAAAAAGCACTGAATCCAACGCTTTTAGCACGTAGAGCAGCTGCGATTGGTACCGATGGCGCAAGTATTGACGGTATTTCGGATACCAAAGCGTTGCTCAACCCCATTGCCAGTGAAGCCATTCTGTCTTTTCGTGAAAAGACTTTACAACATCGTGTATTCGACCAATTAAAGTCGGGGAATTTGCGTTGGGTTCATGCCGTTGATTTACATGGGTGTACTACAGAGCAAGCTAGGGCAGCCGTTTTAGAAATTATTCGGATGGCTCAAGCTGATCCAGAAGCATTGTCACCCAATGTGATCAAAATCATTCATGGCAAAGGCATTGAAGCCACCTTAAAAACCTATGTAAACAGCTGGTTGCGCCAGCATCCAGAAGTGATGGGCTTTGTCAGCGCCCCTGTTGCACAAGGTGGTACGGGAGCCGTACTGGTTCTGCTGAAACGTGGGGAACGATGA
- the trpC gene encoding indole-3-glycerol phosphate synthase TrpC, whose translation MSNAPTILDKIVARKRVELVERRKKISQHDLEQKILTIDPVRGFAKSMQHHRPAVIAEIKKASPSKGIIRADFRPAQIAVQYEQAGAACLSVLTDVDFFQGNDLYVKEVKAVSKLPVIRKDFMIDPYQIIESRALGADCVLLIAACLSDSQMRELYDTAVGLNLDVLVEVHDHAELDRAMEIPTNLIGVNNRNLKTFEVSLNTTLSLSKYIPSDRTLVTESGISTPNDVMLMQSQGIHAFLVGESMMREAHAGHALTNLFGKPALI comes from the coding sequence ATGAGCAACGCCCCTACTATTCTTGATAAAATCGTTGCGCGTAAACGCGTTGAACTGGTTGAACGCCGCAAGAAAATATCGCAGCATGACTTGGAACAAAAGATTTTAACGATTGACCCAGTACGCGGTTTTGCCAAGAGCATGCAACATCACCGCCCAGCCGTGATCGCTGAAATCAAGAAAGCATCACCATCAAAAGGCATTATTCGCGCTGATTTTCGTCCCGCCCAAATCGCTGTGCAATATGAACAAGCGGGTGCAGCCTGTCTATCCGTGCTCACCGATGTTGACTTTTTCCAAGGCAATGACTTGTATGTTAAAGAAGTGAAAGCCGTATCTAAGCTGCCTGTAATTCGCAAAGACTTCATGATTGATCCTTATCAAATCATCGAAAGTCGTGCATTAGGTGCTGATTGTGTACTCCTGATCGCTGCGTGTTTATCTGATAGCCAAATGCGTGAGCTCTATGATACCGCAGTAGGCTTAAATCTAGATGTACTGGTTGAAGTCCATGATCATGCTGAGCTGGATCGTGCGATGGAAATTCCAACCAATCTGATTGGTGTCAATAACCGCAATCTCAAAACCTTTGAAGTGAGCTTAAATACCACCTTAAGCTTGAGCAAATATATTCCTTCCGATCGCACTCTCGTCACCGAAAGTGGTATCAGCACACCGAACGATGTCATGCTCATGCAATCTCAAGGGATTCATGCTTTCCTCGTTGGCGAAAGTATGATGCGTGAAGCACATGCAGGTCATGCATTGACGAATCTTTTTGGCAAGCCTGCGCTGATTTAA
- a CDS encoding glutathione S-transferase N-terminal domain-containing protein — protein sequence MIMHQIKVLQSVVSTLLEGGRGVSGTANPKQPALAIQLYDREGCPFCRRVREVLTMLNLDFEVYPCPKNGTRFRPIAEQIGQEIGGSVQFPLLVDENTGVKLQGSQAIIDYLFQTYGKTGKTPAKWKNLSKQPVIGTLVSGARLMRGLKADSTNATKAPPAQMLQLWSFEASPYTRLVRERLCELELPYALHNVAKERWQDMGPAVLRLKPGPYVPLAGGKREREIVNMQGRLQVPYLIDPNTGVHLFESKDIIDYLNHTYC from the coding sequence ATGATTATGCATCAAATTAAGGTTTTGCAGTCGGTTGTTTCTACATTGCTTGAAGGGGGACGTGGAGTCAGTGGCACAGCCAATCCGAAACAACCTGCATTGGCGATTCAACTGTACGATAGAGAAGGTTGTCCATTTTGCCGTCGTGTACGCGAAGTATTGACCATGTTGAACTTGGATTTTGAAGTGTATCCATGTCCTAAAAACGGTACTCGTTTTCGCCCTATAGCGGAACAAATTGGTCAAGAGATAGGCGGCAGTGTTCAGTTTCCATTGCTGGTTGATGAAAATACGGGTGTGAAGCTACAGGGGTCTCAGGCCATTATTGATTACTTGTTTCAAACCTATGGTAAAACTGGGAAAACACCCGCGAAATGGAAAAATCTATCTAAACAGCCTGTCATCGGTACGCTGGTGAGCGGAGCTCGTTTGATGCGGGGGCTGAAAGCTGACTCTACTAATGCAACAAAAGCGCCACCCGCACAGATGTTGCAGTTGTGGAGTTTCGAAGCCAGTCCTTACACGCGTCTGGTCCGTGAGCGTTTATGTGAGCTTGAGTTGCCGTATGCGCTGCATAATGTGGCAAAGGAACGTTGGCAAGATATGGGGCCAGCTGTACTGCGTTTGAAGCCGGGTCCTTATGTTCCGCTTGCAGGTGGTAAACGTGAACGTGAGATCGTCAATATGCAAGGACGATTACAAGTTCCTTATTTGATTGATCCTAACACAGGTGTTCATCTGTTTGAATCAAAAGATATTATTGACTATTTGAACCATACATATTGTTAA
- a CDS encoding NAD(P)H-binding protein, protein MQNLKTDRIGHSLGEVLSFFNINELKNRLNTGDYMAIVTQASRSGPLAIVIGATGLVGRLLIQQLLQSGHYQTVYAVVRKSFDLSSYDLVNAQTQLAWIQIPDFNKLHQVLSSYDLSGADAFSTLGSTQKQAGSKEAFYQIDHDFSLAFAQVCHQQGARHLLLVSAMGANAHSLVFYNRVKGILEADIQKIGFEHFSVFRPSLLLGARAHEKRWAEDIGQNLFTWGQKLLPETFSVRPIEANRVAIAMSQVARLKANDNALKPLDHDICIYSNHEMLKATLNAT, encoded by the coding sequence ATGCAAAACTTGAAAACGGATAGGATAGGGCATTCGTTGGGGGAAGTACTCAGTTTTTTTAATATCAATGAACTTAAAAATAGATTAAATACAGGTGATTATATGGCTATTGTAACACAAGCTTCGAGAAGTGGGCCTTTAGCAATAGTAATCGGGGCTACGGGGTTGGTCGGGCGTCTTCTAATTCAGCAGTTGTTACAGTCAGGGCATTATCAAACGGTGTATGCAGTTGTACGCAAGTCTTTTGATTTATCGAGTTATGATTTAGTCAATGCGCAAACTCAACTTGCATGGATTCAGATTCCAGATTTCAACAAGCTCCATCAAGTGCTTTCGAGTTATGACTTATCTGGTGCTGATGCATTTAGCACGTTGGGATCGACTCAAAAACAAGCAGGAAGTAAAGAGGCTTTTTATCAGATAGATCATGATTTTAGTCTTGCTTTTGCCCAAGTGTGTCATCAACAAGGCGCGCGTCATTTATTGCTGGTTTCAGCAATGGGAGCAAATGCCCATTCACTGGTCTTTTATAACCGGGTTAAAGGCATTCTTGAGGCCGATATTCAAAAAATAGGTTTTGAACATTTTTCTGTGTTTAGGCCTTCTTTATTATTAGGCGCGCGCGCGCATGAGAAGCGCTGGGCTGAGGATATCGGTCAGAATTTATTTACTTGGGGGCAAAAGCTACTACCCGAGACATTTAGCGTTCGTCCGATTGAAGCAAATCGCGTTGCAATTGCGATGAGTCAGGTTGCACGTTTGAAGGCCAACGACAACGCTTTAAAACCGTTGGATCACGATATTTGCATTTATTCTAATCATGAGATGTTAAAAGCGACATTAAATGCTACTTAA
- the trpD gene encoding anthranilate phosphoribosyltransferase: MQPDSKLIRAALDPLLQGQSLSMESMQEVMLDIMQGAANDAQIAAFLVALRIKGESASELEGSVRAMRALMKRVPLSKLERTIDIVGTGGTSHGANLVNVSTAAAVVASAAGARVAKHGNRSASSKSGSADLLEAAGVSLELDSPQIARCIDTLGLGFMFAPQHHPAMKHAIGVRRALGIRTIFNLLGPMTNPTGLTHHLIGAYALEWCRPMAEVLSQLGSEHALVVHSHDGLDELSIAAPNQVVALKDGVITEYQLRAEDVGLKTQSIELLEIVDAKDSLRLIKDAFGKQTTEASQVAIQMISFNAGAALFIAGVTHSIKQGVELAQDVIYSGQALEKLTMLAEFTHSLKQSA, from the coding sequence ATGCAGCCTGATTCTAAGCTGATTCGTGCCGCCTTAGATCCACTGCTACAAGGCCAATCCCTGTCTATGGAAAGCATGCAAGAAGTCATGCTCGACATTATGCAGGGTGCAGCAAATGATGCTCAGATTGCCGCATTTCTAGTTGCGCTACGAATCAAAGGCGAGTCCGCCTCCGAGCTTGAAGGCTCGGTACGTGCGATGCGCGCCCTCATGAAACGCGTCCCACTCTCCAAGCTTGAACGAACAATCGACATTGTCGGAACTGGTGGCACTAGTCACGGCGCAAATTTAGTCAATGTCTCAACTGCCGCTGCTGTTGTGGCCTCTGCTGCAGGTGCACGCGTCGCGAAACACGGTAATCGCTCGGCATCCAGTAAATCAGGCAGTGCCGACTTATTAGAAGCGGCAGGCGTCAGCCTAGAGCTGGATAGCCCACAAATTGCACGTTGTATCGATACGCTGGGGCTGGGCTTTATGTTCGCCCCCCAGCATCATCCAGCGATGAAACATGCCATTGGCGTACGCCGTGCTTTAGGCATACGGACCATTTTTAATCTACTTGGCCCAATGACGAACCCAACTGGACTGACTCATCACCTCATTGGTGCCTATGCCCTTGAGTGGTGTCGCCCAATGGCCGAAGTTTTGTCGCAGCTTGGCAGTGAGCATGCATTGGTTGTTCACAGTCATGATGGGCTTGATGAACTATCCATCGCCGCGCCGAATCAAGTTGTGGCACTCAAAGATGGCGTCATTACCGAATATCAGCTTCGTGCTGAGGATGTCGGCTTAAAAACGCAGTCGATTGAACTTCTTGAGATCGTCGATGCCAAAGATTCATTGCGCCTGATTAAGGATGCCTTTGGTAAACAGACGACTGAAGCCAGCCAAGTCGCCATACAGATGATTTCATTTAACGCTGGTGCAGCACTCTTTATCGCGGGCGTCACTCATAGCATTAAACAAGGTGTAGAGCTCGCTCAAGATGTGATTTACAGCGGTCAAGCCTTAGAAAAGCTCACCATGTTGGCTGAGTTCACACACTCCTTAAAGCAATCCGCTTAA
- the rraA gene encoding ribonuclease E activity regulator RraA: MTVSQAVDFVTCDLLDDHPDTQVCSPSIDGKSFRNFGGRKAFGGLVVTVKCFEDNSRVKELLATEGAGKVLVVDGGASMRCALLGDLIGESAVKNHWAGVIVYGCVRDVDALATLDLGVQALASIPQKSNRKGLGETDVTLSFGGLMIESGMYVYADNNGILVSDVALIS, from the coding sequence ATGACTGTTTCTCAAGCTGTTGATTTTGTGACCTGTGATTTGTTGGATGATCATCCAGATACACAAGTGTGTAGCCCGTCGATAGATGGTAAGTCGTTTCGTAATTTTGGTGGTCGTAAAGCGTTTGGTGGATTGGTCGTGACCGTCAAGTGCTTTGAAGATAATTCGCGCGTCAAAGAGCTACTTGCAACGGAAGGTGCTGGCAAAGTATTGGTTGTGGATGGTGGTGCTTCTATGCGCTGCGCGCTGCTTGGTGATTTGATTGGGGAAAGTGCGGTTAAGAATCATTGGGCGGGTGTGATCGTTTATGGTTGCGTACGTGATGTCGATGCCCTTGCGACTCTTGATTTAGGTGTACAGGCACTCGCCAGCATCCCACAAAAAAGCAATCGTAAAGGACTTGGTGAGACGGATGTGACCTTGAGTTTTGGCGGTCTTATGATCGAGTCAGGGATGTATGTCTATGCAGATAACAATGGAATTTTGGTGTCTGATGTGGCGTTAATCAGCTAG